The following coding sequences are from one Macaca nemestrina isolate mMacNem1 chromosome 1, mMacNem.hap1, whole genome shotgun sequence window:
- the LOC105498092 gene encoding Fc receptor-like protein 3 isoform X2 — MPMLLWLLLLILSEQMDYNGTRASVPKAPRREQSGVAPKAVLLLDPPWSTAFKGEKVTLTCRGISHSPARRDTFWYRDEKFWKIQHNVIQIRESGNYQCKIRGYSLSDAVHVEFSHDSLILQASHPVFEGDNVTLRCQGKENENAREKVYYKDGKQLPNSYNLDFITVNSVSRDNSKYHCTATCTILSIVSIKRNSKRLNIQVQELFLHPVLRVSSSTPIEGSPMTLICETQLSPQRPKVQLQFSFFRDSQTLGSGWSTSPELQIPAMWTEDSGSYWCETETVTHNIKKRSLTSQIRVQRVPVSNVNLEIQPTGGQLIEGENMVLICSVAQGSGTLTFSWHKEGRVRSLGRKTQRSLLAELHVLMVKESDAGRYYCAADNVHGPILSRWIQVTVRIPVSHPILTFRAPRVQALVGDLLELHCESLRGSPPILYRFYHEDVTLGNSSATSGGGASFNLSLTAEHSGNYSCDADNGLGAQHSHGVSLRVTVPVSRPILTLRAPGAQAVVGDLLELHCESLRGSFPILYWFYHEDDTLGKSSAHSGGGASFNLSLTTEHSGNYSCEADNGLGAQRSEVVTFSVTGTSRNRTGLTTAGVTGLVLSILSLAAAAAALLHYARAQRKPGGLSATGTSSHSPSECQEPSSSRPSRIDLQEPTHSKPLAPVELEPMYSNVNPGDSNLIYSHIWSIQHTKENSANCPTMHQEHKELTVLYSELKKKYPDDSAGEDCSRGRAHEDDEENYENMPRALLASDH, encoded by the exons ATGGACTATAATGGGACCAGGGCCTCCGTTCCTAAAG CTCCTAGAAGAGAACAATCAG GGGTAGCTCCAAAAGCTGTACTTCTCCTTGATCCTCCATGGTCCACAGCCTTCAAAGGAGAAAAAGTGACTCTCACATGCAGGGGAATATCACATTCCCCCGCCCGCAGAGACACGTTTTGGTATCGCGATGAGAAGTTCTGGAAAATACAACATAACGTGATCCAAATTAGGGAGTCTGGAAATTACCAATGCAAGATCCGAGGATACTCCCTCAGTGATGCTGTGCATGTGGAATTTTCACATG ACTCGCTGATCCTGCAGGCTTCGCATCCTGTCTTTGAAGGAGATAATGTCACCCTGAGATGTcaggggaaagaaaatgaaaatgctcGTGAAAAGGTTTACTACAAAGATGGAAAACAGCTTCCTAATAGTTATAATTTAGACTTCATCACAGTGAATTCAGTCTCCAGGGACAATAGCAAATATCATTGTACTGCTACTTGTACAATACTTTCCATAGTATCAATTAAACGAAATTCAAAACGCCTAAATATCCAAGTTCAAG agCTGTTTCTACATCCTGTGCTGAGAGTCAGCTCTTCCACGCCCATAGAGGGGAGTCCCATGACCCTGATCTGTGAGACCCAGCTCTCTCCACAGAGGCCAAAAGTCCAGCTGCAATTCTCCTTCTTCAGAGATAGTCAGACCCTCGGATCAGGCTGGAGCACGTCCCCCGAACTCCAGATCCCTGCCATGTGGACTGAAGACTCTGGGTCTTACTGGTgtgagacagagacagtgacTCACAACATCAAAAAAAGGAGCCTGACATCTCAGATACGTGTACAGA GAGTGCCTGTATCTAATGTGAATCTAGAGATCCAGCCCACCGGAGGGCAGCTGATTGAAGGAGAAAATATGGTCCTTATTTGCTCAGTAGCCCAGGGTTCAGGGACTCTCACATTCTCCTGGCACAAAGAAGGAAGAGTAAGAAGCCTGGGTAGAAAGACCCAGCGTTCCCTGTTGGCAGAGCTGCATGTTCTCATGGTAAAGGAGAGCGACGCAGGGAGATACTACTGTGCAGCTGACAACGTTCACGGCCCCATCCTCAGCAGGTGGATTCAAGTCACTGTGAGAA TTCCGGTATCTCACCCCATCCTCACCTTCAGGGCCCCCAGGGTCCAGGCTCTGGTGGGGGACCTACTGGAGCTTCACTGTGAGTCCCTGAGAGGCTCTCCCCCGATCCTGTACCGATTTTATCATGAGGATGTCACCCTGGGGAACAGCTCAGCCACCTCTGGAGGAGGAGCCTCCTTCAACCTCTCTCTGACTGCAGAACATTCTGGAAACTACTCCTGTGATGCAGACAATGGCCTGGGGGCCCAGCACAGTCATGGAGTGAGTCTCAGGGTCACAG TTCCGGTGTCTCGTCCCATCCTCACCCTCAGGGCTCCTGGGGCCCAGGCTGTGGTGGGGGACCTGTTGGAGCTTCACTGTGAGTCCCTGAGAGGTTCCTTCCCGATCCTGTACTGGTTTTATCACGAGGATGACACCTTGGGGAAGAGCTCGGCCCACTCTGGAGGAGGGGCATCCTTCAACCTCTCTCTGACTACAGAACATTCTGGCAACTACTCATGTGAGGCTGACAATGGCCTGGGGGCCCAGCGCAGTGAAGTGGTGACATTCAGTGTTACAG GAACTTCCAGGAACAGAACAGGCCTTACCACTGCGGGAGTCACGGGGCTGGTGCTCAGCATCCTcagccttgctgctgctgctgctgctctgctGCACTATGCCAGGGCCCAAAGGAAACCAG GAGGACTTTCTGCCACTGGAACATCTAG TCACAGTCCTAGTGAGTGCCAAGAGCCTTCCTCATCCAGGCCTTCCAGGATAGACCTTCAAGAGCCCACCCACTCTAAACCACTAGCCCCAGTGGAGCTGGAGCCAATGTACAGCAACG TAAATCCTGGAGATAGCAACCTGATTTATTCCCACATCTGGAGCATCcaacacacaaaagaaaattcaG CTAATTGTCCAACGATGCATCAAGAGCATAAG GAACTCACAGTCCTCTATTcagaactgaagaagaaataCCCAGATGACTCTGCAGGGGAGGACTGCAGCAGAGGCAGGGCCCATGAAGATGATGAAGAAAATTATGAGAATATGCCACGTGCATTACTGGCCTCAGACCACTAG
- the LOC105498092 gene encoding Fc receptor-like protein 3 isoform X1 gives MPMLLWLLLLILSEQMDYNGTRASVPKAPRREQSGVAPKAVLLLDPPWSTAFKGEKVTLTCRGISHSPARRDTFWYRDEKFWKIQHNVIQIRESGNYQCKIRGYSLSDAVHVEFSHDSLILQASHPVFEGDNVTLRCQGKENENAREKVYYKDGKQLPNSYNLDFITVNSVSRDNSKYHCTATCTILSIVSIKRNSKRLNIQVQELFLHPVLRVSSSTPIEGSPMTLICETQLSPQRPKVQLQFSFFRDSQTLGSGWSTSPELQIPAMWTEDSGSYWCETETVTHNIKKRSLTSQIRVQRVPVSNVNLEIQPTGGQLIEGENMVLICSVAQGSGTLTFSWHKEGRVRSLGRKTQRSLLAELHVLMVKESDAGRYYCAADNVHGPILSRWIQVTVRIPVSHPILTFRAPRVQALVGDLLELHCESLRGSPPILYRFYHEDVTLGNSSATSGGGASFNLSLTAEHSGNYSCDADNGLGAQHSHGVSLRVTVPVSRPILTLRAPGAQAVVGDLLELHCESLRGSFPILYWFYHEDDTLGKSSAHSGGGASFNLSLTTEHSGNYSCEADNGLGAQRSEVVTFSVTGTSRNRTGLTTAGVTGLVLSILSLAAAAAALLHYARAQRKPGGLSATGTSSHSPSECQEPSSSRPSRIDLQEPTHSKPLAPVELEPMYSNVNPGDSNLIYSHIWSIQHTKENSAANCPTMHQEHKELTVLYSELKKKYPDDSAGEDCSRGRAHEDDEENYENMPRALLASDH, from the exons ATGGACTATAATGGGACCAGGGCCTCCGTTCCTAAAG CTCCTAGAAGAGAACAATCAG GGGTAGCTCCAAAAGCTGTACTTCTCCTTGATCCTCCATGGTCCACAGCCTTCAAAGGAGAAAAAGTGACTCTCACATGCAGGGGAATATCACATTCCCCCGCCCGCAGAGACACGTTTTGGTATCGCGATGAGAAGTTCTGGAAAATACAACATAACGTGATCCAAATTAGGGAGTCTGGAAATTACCAATGCAAGATCCGAGGATACTCCCTCAGTGATGCTGTGCATGTGGAATTTTCACATG ACTCGCTGATCCTGCAGGCTTCGCATCCTGTCTTTGAAGGAGATAATGTCACCCTGAGATGTcaggggaaagaaaatgaaaatgctcGTGAAAAGGTTTACTACAAAGATGGAAAACAGCTTCCTAATAGTTATAATTTAGACTTCATCACAGTGAATTCAGTCTCCAGGGACAATAGCAAATATCATTGTACTGCTACTTGTACAATACTTTCCATAGTATCAATTAAACGAAATTCAAAACGCCTAAATATCCAAGTTCAAG agCTGTTTCTACATCCTGTGCTGAGAGTCAGCTCTTCCACGCCCATAGAGGGGAGTCCCATGACCCTGATCTGTGAGACCCAGCTCTCTCCACAGAGGCCAAAAGTCCAGCTGCAATTCTCCTTCTTCAGAGATAGTCAGACCCTCGGATCAGGCTGGAGCACGTCCCCCGAACTCCAGATCCCTGCCATGTGGACTGAAGACTCTGGGTCTTACTGGTgtgagacagagacagtgacTCACAACATCAAAAAAAGGAGCCTGACATCTCAGATACGTGTACAGA GAGTGCCTGTATCTAATGTGAATCTAGAGATCCAGCCCACCGGAGGGCAGCTGATTGAAGGAGAAAATATGGTCCTTATTTGCTCAGTAGCCCAGGGTTCAGGGACTCTCACATTCTCCTGGCACAAAGAAGGAAGAGTAAGAAGCCTGGGTAGAAAGACCCAGCGTTCCCTGTTGGCAGAGCTGCATGTTCTCATGGTAAAGGAGAGCGACGCAGGGAGATACTACTGTGCAGCTGACAACGTTCACGGCCCCATCCTCAGCAGGTGGATTCAAGTCACTGTGAGAA TTCCGGTATCTCACCCCATCCTCACCTTCAGGGCCCCCAGGGTCCAGGCTCTGGTGGGGGACCTACTGGAGCTTCACTGTGAGTCCCTGAGAGGCTCTCCCCCGATCCTGTACCGATTTTATCATGAGGATGTCACCCTGGGGAACAGCTCAGCCACCTCTGGAGGAGGAGCCTCCTTCAACCTCTCTCTGACTGCAGAACATTCTGGAAACTACTCCTGTGATGCAGACAATGGCCTGGGGGCCCAGCACAGTCATGGAGTGAGTCTCAGGGTCACAG TTCCGGTGTCTCGTCCCATCCTCACCCTCAGGGCTCCTGGGGCCCAGGCTGTGGTGGGGGACCTGTTGGAGCTTCACTGTGAGTCCCTGAGAGGTTCCTTCCCGATCCTGTACTGGTTTTATCACGAGGATGACACCTTGGGGAAGAGCTCGGCCCACTCTGGAGGAGGGGCATCCTTCAACCTCTCTCTGACTACAGAACATTCTGGCAACTACTCATGTGAGGCTGACAATGGCCTGGGGGCCCAGCGCAGTGAAGTGGTGACATTCAGTGTTACAG GAACTTCCAGGAACAGAACAGGCCTTACCACTGCGGGAGTCACGGGGCTGGTGCTCAGCATCCTcagccttgctgctgctgctgctgctctgctGCACTATGCCAGGGCCCAAAGGAAACCAG GAGGACTTTCTGCCACTGGAACATCTAG TCACAGTCCTAGTGAGTGCCAAGAGCCTTCCTCATCCAGGCCTTCCAGGATAGACCTTCAAGAGCCCACCCACTCTAAACCACTAGCCCCAGTGGAGCTGGAGCCAATGTACAGCAACG TAAATCCTGGAGATAGCAACCTGATTTATTCCCACATCTGGAGCATCcaacacacaaaagaaaattcaG CAGCTAATTGTCCAACGATGCATCAAGAGCATAAG GAACTCACAGTCCTCTATTcagaactgaagaagaaataCCCAGATGACTCTGCAGGGGAGGACTGCAGCAGAGGCAGGGCCCATGAAGATGATGAAGAAAATTATGAGAATATGCCACGTGCATTACTGGCCTCAGACCACTAG